In Streptomyces sp. NBC_00341, the DNA window GTGTCGGAGCGGCTCCGCCAGGACCCCCGGCTCGCCTCCTCCTGGACGGCGTTCGCGAACCGGGTGAGCGGCACCGGCCGAGGCGCGGCAGCGCACTTCGCGCCGCGTCCCGGGCAGCCCGGACTCCCCGCCTCGACACGGTTCTTCACCGACCGCAGGGAGGCGCTGAAGAGCCTCGACCGCGAGGCGTCGCGGCGCGCGGACGGCACCCCGAGGCTGGCCCTGGTGCACGGCGCCGAAGGCATGGGCACCAGCACGCTGGCGGTGCACTGGGGGGTACGCCGGGCCGGCCTGTTCCCGGACGGTCAGCTCTACGCGGATCTGGCGGCCGGCACCACCGCGGTGCGCGGTACGGGGACCGTGCTGCGCGGCCTGCTGCGGGAACTCGGCGTGCCCGCAGAGGAGATGCCGACCGCCGCCGACCAGCTGAGTGAGTTCTTCCGAGGCTGGGTGGCGGACCTGAGGCTGCTGATCGTCCTCGACCACGTGCACTCGGCCGCCCAGATCCGGCCGCTCCTCACCTCCGCGCCATCCGTGTTCACGATCGTGGTGGCCCGCAGCCCGTTCCCCGGCCTCGACGCGGTGCGCGTTCCCGTCGGCCCGCTGGCGGACAAGGACGCGGTACGGCTGCTGACCCAGCTCCTGGACAAACCGGCGATCGCCGCGGCCCGCGCCACCCTGCCCTCCGTCCTCGCCCGGTGCGGCGGATCGCCGTACGCCCTGCGCGCGGCGGCGCCACGGCTCACAGAGCCCGTCCCCGGTACGCAGGCCGGCGGCGACCCCGTACGGGCGGCGGCGCAGGACACCTACGGCGCGCTGGACCCGGGGACGGCGCGGCTGTACCGCCTGCTGGCGGTACGCGAATGGCCCGCCCTGGACGCGGCGGTGGCCGCCCGCGTCGCCGGGGTGACGCCGCAGGACGCCGAGCGGGGGCTGGACGAACTGGCGGACGGGCTCCTGCTGGAGCGCAACACCACTGCCGACGGCCGGGCCCGCTACCACTACCGCCCGGCGGTCCGCGGACATGCCGAGTCCGTCGCCGTACAGGAGGACGGCATCGCCGGCTGCTCGGCCGCGATGGCCCGCGCCCTGCGCTGGTACGTCGATCTGTCGACATCCGCGGCGCATCAGGCGCTGCCCGAGAGCTGGCGGGTCCCCGCGCCCTCCGGCAACCGCGAGACCCCGGCCTTCGAAAGCCGGGGCGAGGCGCTCGACGCACTGATCGCCGAGTCCGGCAACCTGATCCAGGCAGTCCACTGTGCGGAGGAATCCGGCGACCCGGCCTCGGCCGTACGACTGTGCCGTTCCCTGTGGCCGCTGCAGCTCAAGGCGGGCCGCCACGAGATGCTGCTGCCCGCCCTGCGCGCCGGAGCACGGCTCGCCGACGCCCACCTGCCGGGAAGCGCGGACGCGGGAGCCCTGCACGCCCAACTCGCGCACACGCTGACCGAGCTGAGCCTCTGGGACGAGGCGGAGGCGGAAGCGCTCGCGGCCGGGCGGGCCGAGGCGGCGGCGGGGCACAAGCGGGGCCATGCGTCGGCGACGGAGTTCCTCGGACTGCTGAGGCTTCGCCAGTGGCGGTTCCAGGAGGCGTACGAGTGCTTCGAGGAGGCGGACGCCGTGCTGGTCACGATCGGGGCGGGGGACGCAGGCACTGCCGACGTCCCCCGCGCACGTGCCCTGCTGGAACGCCACCGGGGCCGTGCCCTGCGCGGCCTCGGCAGGTTCGAGGAGTCCAGGGACCGGCTGGGGACGGCGCTGCGTCACTTCCGCGCGG includes these proteins:
- a CDS encoding tetratricopeptide repeat protein — translated: MLDPISLTAVSAVLGAVGSGMANEAGRWAWESTGGYVRRIVGREIPAPVAPGELDAVALMVSERLRQDPRLASSWTAFANRVSGTGRGAAAHFAPRPGQPGLPASTRFFTDRREALKSLDREASRRADGTPRLALVHGAEGMGTSTLAVHWGVRRAGLFPDGQLYADLAAGTTAVRGTGTVLRGLLRELGVPAEEMPTAADQLSEFFRGWVADLRLLIVLDHVHSAAQIRPLLTSAPSVFTIVVARSPFPGLDAVRVPVGPLADKDAVRLLTQLLDKPAIAAARATLPSVLARCGGSPYALRAAAPRLTEPVPGTQAGGDPVRAAAQDTYGALDPGTARLYRLLAVREWPALDAAVAARVAGVTPQDAERGLDELADGLLLERNTTADGRARYHYRPAVRGHAESVAVQEDGIAGCSAAMARALRWYVDLSTSAAHQALPESWRVPAPSGNRETPAFESRGEALDALIAESGNLIQAVHCAEESGDPASAVRLCRSLWPLQLKAGRHEMLLPALRAGARLADAHLPGSADAGALHAQLAHTLTELSLWDEAEAEALAAGRAEAAAGHKRGHASATEFLGLLRLRQWRFQEAYECFEEADAVLVTIGAGDAGTADVPRARALLERHRGRALRGLGRFEESRDRLGTALRHFRADGDTYNTARSLTDLAETWLDESDTAAARPLVEAAITTLSGQSAEYHVAHLRSMRERCTAGEHGTG